The Campylobacter concisus sequence GCTATTCAAGCCTTCATAGAAAAAGTTTTGTAGTAAAGTCTTTTGAAAAATCTCTATTTGACTAAGATTAATCATCTAAGCATCAAATAGATGCTTAGATAATGCCTTTTTTAATGGCAGCCACAACCGCAACTACCGCTACTTTTAATAGCATCAAATACAGCATCGTAGTTTGGCTCTTCTGTCACTTCAGGGACGATTTGTTTGTGAATGATTACGCCATCATTGATGACAAATACAGCTCTTGCGAGTAGTCCTTTTAGTGGGCCATCGCTCATTAAAATACCATAGTTTTTAGCAAATTCTCCGTATCTAAAGTCACTTCCTACACGTAAATTTTCTATGCCTTCAGTCGTGCAAAATCTCCCCATCGCAAATGGCAAATCATTTGAGATGATGCTAAGTTTTACACCATGTTTGCCAGCTACTTTTTCGTTAAATTTACGAGCCTCTGCTGCGCAAACGCCAGTATCAAGTGATGGCAAGCAAACAAGTACTTCTACGCCATTATTTCCGCCTACGCTAAACTCGCTAAGATCTTGCGCTACGACTTTTGCTTCAGGAGCATAAGAGCCTACGAAGACCTCATTTCCACTTAAATTTACCTCACTACCTTTAAATTTTGTAGTTGCCATATCTATCTCCTTTATTATTTTTTTGCTTTTTTAAATGCTTGATCAAGATCTGCTATTAGATCATCAGCGTTTTCGATACCAATTGCTAAGCGAAGCAAGTTTTGCTTTATGCCGATCTTATCTAGCACCTCTTTTGGATATGCCTCATGTGTCATCGTCGCAGGCCTGCAAATGAGGCTTTCTACGCCGCCAAGGCTTACCGCTAGATCAAAAATTTCTAGTGATTTTACAAATTTATTTACATCATATTTTTCATCTAACTCAAATGAGATAAGTGCACCAATGTCGCTTGCTTGAGCCGCTTGCATCTTAGCCTCTTGCTCGCTATATGAGCCGGCAAAATGCACCACGCTAACTGCGTCATTATTCTGCAAAAATTTGATTATTTTATGTGTATTTTGTGTTTGTCTATCAAACCTAACGCTAAGCGTTTTAAGCCCACGTATTAGGTAGTATGCGTCCATCGGGCTTATGATGCCACCAAGTGTGTTTTTAGCAAATTTTATCTTTTCGGCCAAAGCATCATCGTTTAGCGTGACGATACCAGCGATCACATCAGCGTGTCCACCGATATACTTTGTAGCGCTATAAACCACGATATCAGCTCCATGATCAAGCACTCTTTGATAATAAGGCGTTAAAAATGTGTTATCCACGATGACTAGAGCACCTTTTTTGTGAGCGATCTTTGAAATTCTAGCGATGTCTATCACTCTTAAGAGAGGATTTGACGGAGTTTCGATAAATATCGCTGCTACATCGTCACTTATATCATCTTCGCTTAAAAAATTTAGATCATCTATAAATTCGCTCTTTATGCCGTGGCTTTCAAAAACGGTTGTAACATATCTATAAGTGCCGCCATAGACGTTACTATTTAGTAGGACTTTTTGCCCAGTTTTTATAAGGCTAAGTGCCGCCGCTGTTGCTGCCATGCCTGAACCAAAGCTAAATGCATATTTGCTGCCTTCAACCTTTGCAAAAATTTCATCAAATGCTTTTTTGGTTGGGTTACTACCACGCGAATATGCAAATTCTTGAAAATTTTCAAGATCATCTTGCACAAATGTACTTGCTAAAAAAACAGGCGGAATAACAGCTTTATTTGGGTTATTTTTAGCTTCAATGCCTTTTACGATCAATGTGTCAAGTTTCATAAATTTCCTTTTAAAAATTTGTGAAATCTTACATAATAAAGATTAATCTTCCCCAAACCCACCCAAAACGTAGCTAAATCAGTAAGTGGTAGTAACATTTATTTTTAAGAATGCATTTTTTAAATTGCTGGGATAAATTTAAGCTTTTGCTCTCTCCCCGCAAGCCTAATAAATTTTTCTTTTTTACTCGCCTTTAGCTACATTTTCACCATAAATTTTACTCTACAAGATCAACTTGCCAGTTTGCCTCTTGTAGCTTCATATCTAGCTCTCTGATCTCTTTGGATAGCTCGTCTATTTGCTTTTGGAGCGTGGCCACATCAACACTACTTAAAATTTTTATCTCGCTATTTGAGTAAAGATCGACCTTTTGGCTTGCGCTTTTGGCAAAATCCCTAAGCACGCTTGCTTTTTGGCTTAGCGTATCTTTTTTAGCGATCATTTCAGTTAGACTCGCGCCTTCAAATTTTGCACTTGAGTTTGTTAAATTTATAGTCAAGATCAGTCTAAATAGCTCATCGCTTAGCCTATCAAGCTCTTTTAAAAGAAGTTTTGGATCTTCACTAGGTCTTTCATTTTCTTGCATTTTTGCATTATCGAGTAACCTACCTTTTAGCTGCTCTAAACGTTTTTGTGTATCGGCTCTTAAAATGAGAGCCTGAGCTAATTTCATCATTTTTTCCTTTTGAAATATAAATTGAGAGAAAATTTCAAATTATATTAGTATCTTTTGGGTTATAATTGATTTAAAATTTTATTTTAAGGAAAAGCTATGAAGTACGATTTTGATACGCTTATTAGCAGAGATGGCACTAACTCATCAAAATGGCGAATGAAAAATGATGTTTTGCCAATGTGGGTTGCTGATATGGATTTTAAGGCTGCACCTGAAATTTTAAATGCCCTACAAAAGCGTCTTGATAATGGCGTCTTTGGCTACTCATTTATCCCAAAAGAGTGGAACGAAGCGATTAAAGGCTGGTGGAAGAGGCGTCATAATGTTAGCTTTGAAAACGATTGGATGTGCTTTTGCACTGGTGTTATACCAGCGATTTCTACTGCGATTAGAAGATTTAGCAATCCAGGAGATCAAATTTTAGTTCAAGCTCCCGTCTATCATGTATTTTTTAACTGCATAAAAAACAACGGCCGTGAAATTTTATCAAACGACCTTGTCTATAAAGATGGCTCTTATGAGATCGATTTTGAAGACCTTGAAGCAAAGCTAGCTCAACCACTAACAACTATGATGCTTCTTTGTAATCCTCACAATCCAATAGGAAAAATTTGGGACAAAGAGACGCTTAAAAAAATAGGTGAGCTTTGCTATAAGCATGATGTTTTGGTTATCAGCGATGAGATCCACTGCGACATAACAGATCCTGGTCTAAGTTACGTGCCATTTATTAGCGTTAGCAAAGAGTGTAAAAATAACTCAATCACATGCATCTCACCAACAAAAGCCTTTAATATAGCAGGACTTCAAAGCTCAGCTATCATCACACCTAATGAGCAGATACGCGCCAGAATAAATGCGGCTGTAAATTATGATGAGATAGGTGAAGCAAACGCATTTGCGATAACTGCGACAATAGCGGCATTTAACGATAGTCAAACATGGCTTGATGAGCTTAGGGAGTATCTTTTTGAAAACAAAAAGGTCGTTATAAATTTCATAAAAGAGCAAAATTTGCCAGTAAAGCTTCTGCCTTCAAATGCGACTTATCTTTTATGGCTTGATTGCAGCGCGTTTTGCGAGGATTCGAGCGACTTTATGAATTTCTTGCGTGACAAAGCTGGACTTTGGCTAAATGACGGCAATGCTTACAGGGGAGATAGATTTTTCCTCCGTATGAATATCGCAACCCAAAGAGCCAGAGTGCTTGAGGGGCTAAAACGCTTACAAAATGGTATAAATTTATACACTTCAAAAAGATAAATTGAGTAAATTTGGCTGAGTGGCTTTTGAATTTTAAGCTACTCCTGCCTAATATTGATACAGCTCGGGGCACTTTTGAAGCAGTGAACATTGCCCCCCCACCACCATTTTTTAACATCAAATCAAGTTTTGCTAATAAATTTAAAGATAAGATGGCCTACACTAGTTTTTATTTGGTTGCTTTAAATTTAAGTATATGACCGCTCTCAATTACGATATAGTAGATTGATAAAGCAAACATTTTATGCCTTTTTGAAGTGGTAAATTCTATGCCCATAGCTTGTAAATTTAGCAGTATGTTTAAAACCAAAATTTTAAAGATGAGCTATCTCGTATTGTTTTTAAATTTAAGAAAAATTGTTTGCTAAAATAAAATTTTGAGCTATTTTTGAAGTTGCACTTTCTTTTAAAACAAGATAGTTTTTGCTGATAAATTTGATGATTTTAAAAATTTAGATAAAAGTAGAAATTTAAAGGCGGGAAAGCCCCGCCAGATACTATTTATGTAGTTCTTTTGTGTAAAACTCAACTGAGCCAAGGCCCTCTTTTAGCGCCCACTCATAAGCTTTGCTCACAAATTCCCAGTTTATGTTCTCATAAAATGTCTCTAGGTATTTTGGACGAGCGTTGAAGTTGTCGATGTAGTAAGCGTGCTCCCACACATCAACTACTAGAAGTGGCACTTTGCCATCGCTTACTGGAGTTTTTGCGTTGCTAGTTTGCACGATCTCTAGCTTTTTGCTGCTTGGGTCAAAGACAAGCCATGCCCAGCCTGAGCCAAAAAGCGTTGTAGCTGCCTTTAAAAACTCCTCTTTGAAGTTCGCGAAATTTGCTTCGATCGCAGCTTTTAGCTCGCTTGGCATCTCGCTTTTTTTAGCGATGCAGTCCCAGTAAAAGTCGTGGTTGTAAACTTGAGCAACGTTGTTATAAAGCCCACCTTCGCTATTTGTTAGAATTTCATAAAAAGATGCGTTAGCAAATTTTGTATCTTTTATAAGATTGTTTAAATTTGCTACGTAAGTTGCATGATGCTTGCCGTAGTGGTATTCACAGGTTTTTGCGCTAACTACTGCATTGCTATTTGCATCAAATGGAAGTTTTCTAAGTTCAAACATAATAATTCCTTAATAATAAAATTTGTTGTTTTGTATTATAGCCATAAAAAATTAATAAATAAAAATCTTTTAAATTTAGCCGCAAAATATAGGCTAAATTTAAGCAAACCTAAACTTACATTTTTTTTGGCGGGCTTTTTAAACTTATAGAAAAGAAAAAAATTTGGAGCAAAAATATCCCATACATTTGGTTAAATGGATTCAAAAAAATTTATTAAATGTAAAAAAATAAAAATAAATTTTATGTGTAAAAAGTAACAAATATAATTTAAAAGTTTAGTTATTGAAAAAAATTATAAAAAAATTTTTTTTGAAAAATATAAATTAGCTTTTTAAAAAGCACATTTGTTACTAAAAATACACATATAAAAAAATAAATAGCTGTGAATTTACGAAACAAAAATTTCTAAATTTTTTTATTTTTTTGAAATTTATAATGCGTTTAACAAAACCATTACAAAGGATAAAAGATGAAATTCTTACAAGCTTTACTTTTCACTTGTGCCATCAGTGGCTTAGCATTTGGTGCAGACAAGGTCTATACGATCAAATTTGCTCACGTTGTCGCAGCTTCTACACCAAAAGGCAAAGCGGCTGACTTTTTTGCTAAACGTGCTGAGGAGCTAAGTGGCGGTAAACTAAAAGTTCAAGTCTTCCCATCAGCTCAGCTACTTGATGATGATAGAGTTTTTGGTGCGTTAAAGCTTGGCAATGTTCAAATGGCAGCTCCAAGTTTTTCAAAATTTACGCCTATTGTGCCGCAGTTTCAGCTATTTGACCTGCCTTTCATCTTTAAAGATGCAGAGCACCTTCATAAGGTCCAAGACGGCGAGGTCGGCGAGGAGCTAAAAGCCCTTGTTACAAAAAAGGGCTTTGTGGCGCTTGATTATTGGGATGCTGGATTTAAGCATTTTAGCTCAAGCAAAAAGCCAGTTCTTGTGCCAGAAGATGCAAAAGGACAAAAATTTAGAATCCAAAGCTCAAAGGTACTTGAAGAACAAATTAAAGTAGTTGGTGGCAACCCGCAAGTACTTCCATTTTCAGAAGTTTACTCTGCACTTCAACAAGGCGTAGTTGATGCGACAGAAAACCCACTTTCAAATTTCTATAACTCAAAATTTCACGAAGTTCAAAGCTCGCTCACACTTTCAAGTCACGGATATTTGGGCTATTTAGTCGTTATGAGCGATAAATTTTGGAGCAAGCTACCAGATGATCTAAAAGCAAATGTAAAACAAGCTCTAAGCGAAGCAACAGCTTTTGAGAGAGAAGAGACAGCAAAAGAGGACGCTCACGTCATAGCTGAGCTTGAAAAATATATAGCAGACACCAAAAAGCTAGAAATTTTCAAGATCGATGATGCACAAAAGGCTGAGTGGCAAAAGGTTATGCAATCAATCTATCCTAAATTTTATGATGTTATCGGTAAAGACCTCATAGAAAAGACTCTTGGAACAAAATAATGAAGAGCTTTTTTAATGTCCTTGATATAGCGATAGCCTCACTAAATAAAACTATCGCAGTAGTTGGGCTCGCAAGTGGAACATTGCTAGCCTTTGCAAATGTTATGGCTAGATATTTTTTCGATAAAAGCTGGTCTTGGGCGAGCGAGCTATCAAACTATCTTTTTATCTGGTCGGCGTTTTTTGCCGCGGCATACGGCTTTAATAAGGGCATTCACGTCAGTGTAACTATTTTGGTGGAAAAATTTCCACCAGCCCTTGCAAAAGCGTGTTTAATCTTCTCTCATGTACTAACTACTGTGTTTTTGTTATTTATCGCTGTTTATTCGATTGATTATCTACAAATTCTTCACGAGATCGAGCAGATGATAATAGACCTTGGCATACCACAATGGGTACCTATGCTAGTGCTTCCTATAGCCTTTGTCACAGCTAGTTACCGCTCGACTGAAAAAGCCATAAAAGTAGCTCTAACGCCTGCTGAAAACGTTGTGAGTAACGAGGCACATGAGCTAGCTCATGGTAGCGTAGTCAAAGATTAAGGAGAAAAAAGATGACAATAGCATTTTTATTTATCCTACTTTTTGCGCTAATGCTAATAGGTGTGCCAGTTGCGGTTTCACTGGGAACTAGCACCGTTTTAACAATGATATTTTTTACAGATATAGACATCGCTACGATCCCACAGCTTATATTTGATGGTATCAATAAATTTTCGCTAATGGCGATACCGATGTTTATCTTGGCTGGAAATTTACTAAGTAAAGGCGGCTCAGCAAGACGTATCATCGACTTTGCAAAGTCTATGGTCGGACACTTGCCAGGTGGCTTGCCTATGAGTGCGATATTTGCCTGCATCATCTTTGCAGCAGTATCTGGAAGCTCACCTGCGACGGTTGTAGCTATTGGCTCGATTATGTTTGCAGCGATAAAAGAGGCTGGCTATCCAAAAGAGTACGCAGTGGGCGGCATAACAACGGCTGGCTCACTTGGAATTTTGATCCCACCTTCAGTTGTCATGATAGTTTATGGAGTAACTGCTGAGGTAAGTATTGGTAAGCTTTTTATGGCAGGCGTTGTGCCTGGTCTTATGCTTGGAGCTTTTATGCTCGTTCAAACCTATGTTGGCGCAAAAAAACTTGGATTTAAAGCGACCAAGGCTGAGCCATTTAAAGTAAGAGTACAGAAATTTGCCAAAGCATTTTGGGCGCTTTTAATCGTTGTCGTGGTCATCGGCGGAATTTATGGAGGAATTTTTACTCCAACTGAAGCTGCTGCGGCAAGTGCGGTCTATGCACTCTTTATCTCACTTTTTATCTACAGAGATATAAAGATAAAAGATCTTTGGGATATCTGCCTAGACTCAGCTCTTACAACAGCTATGATATTTTTCATCATCGCAAATGCCGTTGTTTTTGCATATTTGCTAACTAGCGAGCAGATCCCTCAAGCTATCGCTTCGATGATACTTGACGCAAATATTGGTATGATAGGATTTTTGATATTTGTAAATATCCTGCTCTTTATCATGGGTCAGTTCATGGAGCCTTCAAGCGTCATCATGATCATGGTGCCACTATTGCTTCCGATTTCAACGCAACTTGGCATAGATCCGATACATTTTGGCATTATCTTAGTTGTAAATATGGAGATAGGTATGGTGACTCCGCCTGTTGGACTAAATTTATTTGTCGCAAGCGGTCTTACAAATATGAACTTAAAAGAGGTCATCATGGCATGCTTGCCGTGGACACTTACTTTATTCTTTGGCCTTATCTTGGTTACTTATATACCACAAATTTCTCTTTGGTTGCCAAACATAATGTATGGACATTAAAATTTAGAGGCTCTTGCCTCTAAATTTATACTTTTGGGTCGTAATCCGCGCTCATAACGATATTTTTACCATTTCGCTTACCAGCATAAAGTAGATTATCAGCTTGTTTTATCATCTTTTCTAAGCTAAATTCTCCCGTACCATCATGAGCAACTACTCCAAAAGTCATTGTTGCGTTGATCTTTATGTTTTCAAACTCAACTATATTTTTACTCAAAGTCTCTCTCACACGCTCTACGATACTTACAGCTGCATCTTTTTTTACGCCCAAGACAACTGCTAAAAATTCTTCTCCGCCAAACCTAGCTACTCTATCTTTATCTCTAAATGTATTTTTAAATATGCCTGATAAGCTTCTTAAAACAGCATCTCCTGCGCCGTGTCCATAGGTATCATTTATCTTTTTAAAGTTATCGATATCACACATAACGATAGCAAAGTCCCTATTTTTATAAAGATCGTTTTGACTTAAAATTTTCTGCATTGAAGTACGATTTAAAAGTCCTGTTAATGGATCGTGATTTAAGATATTTTCAGCCATCTCTTTTTCCTCTAAGATGCTTAAAAATATAAATAAATTTGAGCTCTCCAAAAGATACGAAACAACAACCGAAAATACGCAAACCATACTTAAGTTAAAAACAAAAAGTAGATCTTTAAAGCCATCAAAATCTTTTACAAGCTGGCCATCTAAATATACATAGCAGGCTATGGATAAAATTATTTGCACCGCAACTATTATGTAGTTAAAAAATTTATAGGTAAATGAAGTAAAAAATAGTATTAGCGACGATGCTAAAAACAACAACCCAAATCCATATCCCCATCCAAGTGTTAGCATACAAACTAATGCATGAAATAAAATTTCAAGCTGGACTATTACCATTGTTATCTTGTTATTTTCAGGGCTATCGTAAATAAGCCTTAAAAGGAAAAGATAGGTTGCCACCGAAAATACATTCATAACTGCTAGAATTTCTTCTTTCATAAATAAAAAAATAAAAAAATAACAGACGTGAGTTAATAATATTGAAAATATGATAATTTTTTGAGCCGTATAGAGTGAAATTCTACGCATCCGAGCCCTTTTTTAAAATTTCTAATTCGATGCGGTCTTTGCCATTTTGCTTGCCTTCGTAAAGCAGCTTATCTACTAAAGTTATGGCTTGCTCAAAATCCACCTCAATACCATTT is a genomic window containing:
- the tpx gene encoding thiol peroxidase, with the protein product MATTKFKGSEVNLSGNEVFVGSYAPEAKVVAQDLSEFSVGGNNGVEVLVCLPSLDTGVCAAEARKFNEKVAGKHGVKLSIISNDLPFAMGRFCTTEGIENLRVGSDFRYGEFAKNYGILMSDGPLKGLLARAVFVINDGVIIHKQIVPEVTEEPNYDAVFDAIKSSGSCGCGCH
- a CDS encoding trans-sulfuration enzyme family protein — its product is MKLDTLIVKGIEAKNNPNKAVIPPVFLASTFVQDDLENFQEFAYSRGSNPTKKAFDEIFAKVEGSKYAFSFGSGMAATAAALSLIKTGQKVLLNSNVYGGTYRYVTTVFESHGIKSEFIDDLNFLSEDDISDDVAAIFIETPSNPLLRVIDIARISKIAHKKGALVIVDNTFLTPYYQRVLDHGADIVVYSATKYIGGHADVIAGIVTLNDDALAEKIKFAKNTLGGIISPMDAYYLIRGLKTLSVRFDRQTQNTHKIIKFLQNNDAVSVVHFAGSYSEQEAKMQAAQASDIGALISFELDEKYDVNKFVKSLEIFDLAVSLGGVESLICRPATMTHEAYPKEVLDKIGIKQNLLRLAIGIENADDLIADLDQAFKKAKK
- a CDS encoding DIP1984 family protein, translated to MKLAQALILRADTQKRLEQLKGRLLDNAKMQENERPSEDPKLLLKELDRLSDELFRLILTINLTNSSAKFEGASLTEMIAKKDTLSQKASVLRDFAKSASQKVDLYSNSEIKILSSVDVATLQKQIDELSKEIRELDMKLQEANWQVDLVE
- a CDS encoding MalY/PatB family protein; this encodes MKYDFDTLISRDGTNSSKWRMKNDVLPMWVADMDFKAAPEILNALQKRLDNGVFGYSFIPKEWNEAIKGWWKRRHNVSFENDWMCFCTGVIPAISTAIRRFSNPGDQILVQAPVYHVFFNCIKNNGREILSNDLVYKDGSYEIDFEDLEAKLAQPLTTMMLLCNPHNPIGKIWDKETLKKIGELCYKHDVLVISDEIHCDITDPGLSYVPFISVSKECKNNSITCISPTKAFNIAGLQSSAIITPNEQIRARINAAVNYDEIGEANAFAITATIAAFNDSQTWLDELREYLFENKKVVINFIKEQNLPVKLLPSNATYLLWLDCSAFCEDSSDFMNFLRDKAGLWLNDGNAYRGDRFFLRMNIATQRARVLEGLKRLQNGINLYTSKR
- the sodB gene encoding superoxide dismutase [Fe], coding for MFELRKLPFDANSNAVVSAKTCEYHYGKHHATYVANLNNLIKDTKFANASFYEILTNSEGGLYNNVAQVYNHDFYWDCIAKKSEMPSELKAAIEANFANFKEEFLKAATTLFGSGWAWLVFDPSSKKLEIVQTSNAKTPVSDGKVPLLVVDVWEHAYYIDNFNARPKYLETFYENINWEFVSKAYEWALKEGLGSVEFYTKELHK
- a CDS encoding DctP family TRAP transporter solute-binding subunit: MKFLQALLFTCAISGLAFGADKVYTIKFAHVVAASTPKGKAADFFAKRAEELSGGKLKVQVFPSAQLLDDDRVFGALKLGNVQMAAPSFSKFTPIVPQFQLFDLPFIFKDAEHLHKVQDGEVGEELKALVTKKGFVALDYWDAGFKHFSSSKKPVLVPEDAKGQKFRIQSSKVLEEQIKVVGGNPQVLPFSEVYSALQQGVVDATENPLSNFYNSKFHEVQSSLTLSSHGYLGYLVVMSDKFWSKLPDDLKANVKQALSEATAFEREETAKEDAHVIAELEKYIADTKKLEIFKIDDAQKAEWQKVMQSIYPKFYDVIGKDLIEKTLGTK
- a CDS encoding TRAP transporter small permease, which codes for MKSFFNVLDIAIASLNKTIAVVGLASGTLLAFANVMARYFFDKSWSWASELSNYLFIWSAFFAAAYGFNKGIHVSVTILVEKFPPALAKACLIFSHVLTTVFLLFIAVYSIDYLQILHEIEQMIIDLGIPQWVPMLVLPIAFVTASYRSTEKAIKVALTPAENVVSNEAHELAHGSVVKD
- a CDS encoding TRAP transporter large permease, yielding MTIAFLFILLFALMLIGVPVAVSLGTSTVLTMIFFTDIDIATIPQLIFDGINKFSLMAIPMFILAGNLLSKGGSARRIIDFAKSMVGHLPGGLPMSAIFACIIFAAVSGSSPATVVAIGSIMFAAIKEAGYPKEYAVGGITTAGSLGILIPPSVVMIVYGVTAEVSIGKLFMAGVVPGLMLGAFMLVQTYVGAKKLGFKATKAEPFKVRVQKFAKAFWALLIVVVVIGGIYGGIFTPTEAAAASAVYALFISLFIYRDIKIKDLWDICLDSALTTAMIFFIIANAVVFAYLLTSEQIPQAIASMILDANIGMIGFLIFVNILLFIMGQFMEPSSVIMIMVPLLLPISTQLGIDPIHFGIILVVNMEIGMVTPPVGLNLFVASGLTNMNLKEVIMACLPWTLTLFFGLILVTYIPQISLWLPNIMYGH
- a CDS encoding GGDEF domain-containing protein — encoded protein: MRRISLYTAQKIIIFSILLTHVCYFFIFLFMKEEILAVMNVFSVATYLFLLRLIYDSPENNKITMVIVQLEILFHALVCMLTLGWGYGFGLLFLASSLILFFTSFTYKFFNYIIVAVQIILSIACYVYLDGQLVKDFDGFKDLLFVFNLSMVCVFSVVVSYLLESSNLFIFLSILEEKEMAENILNHDPLTGLLNRTSMQKILSQNDLYKNRDFAIVMCDIDNFKKINDTYGHGAGDAVLRSLSGIFKNTFRDKDRVARFGGEEFLAVVLGVKKDAAVSIVERVRETLSKNIVEFENIKINATMTFGVVAHDGTGEFSLEKMIKQADNLLYAGKRNGKNIVMSADYDPKV